A portion of the Oxynema aestuarii AP17 genome contains these proteins:
- a CDS encoding class I SAM-dependent methyltransferase, with protein MTVAAPPPPGLASRLINGLLGIPPLAKFAKHQARQMMIKRAERIGVSWIERSQALRDRNWDVEMAKIKNPDLVYPDYYLRSFHAYERGNLSWEAASEVEVAAYAVHATIWSGEDPHGDAKLRQSYHDLLKPQLSETPRAIVDLGCSVGMSTFALQELFPQAELTGVDLSPYFLAVADYRSQERGAKIRWVHAAAESTGLPENHFDLVSSCLMFHELPQEPSRQILHEARRLLRPGGYLAIMDMNPQADSYVKMPPYILTLLKSTEPYLDRYFSFDMEREIIDAGFERPTIQKSTPRHRTIVAKVKK; from the coding sequence ATGACTGTAGCTGCACCACCTCCCCCGGGATTGGCTTCGCGACTGATTAACGGCTTGCTGGGAATTCCTCCTTTAGCGAAATTTGCCAAACACCAAGCGCGCCAAATGATGATTAAACGGGCCGAACGAATTGGTGTTTCTTGGATCGAGCGATCGCAGGCGTTGCGCGATCGTAATTGGGACGTGGAAATGGCTAAAATCAAAAATCCCGATCTCGTCTATCCCGACTATTACCTGCGTTCCTTTCACGCCTACGAACGCGGCAATCTCAGTTGGGAAGCCGCCAGCGAGGTCGAAGTTGCCGCCTACGCCGTTCACGCCACGATTTGGTCCGGGGAAGATCCCCACGGCGATGCTAAATTGCGTCAGAGTTATCACGATTTACTCAAACCGCAATTGAGTGAAACTCCACGGGCGATCGTCGATCTCGGCTGTAGCGTCGGGATGAGTACCTTTGCGTTACAAGAACTCTTTCCCCAAGCGGAATTAACGGGAGTCGATTTATCCCCTTATTTTCTAGCCGTCGCCGACTATCGCAGCCAAGAACGCGGTGCAAAGATTCGCTGGGTTCACGCCGCCGCCGAATCCACCGGACTCCCGGAGAATCATTTCGATCTGGTTTCGAGTTGTTTGATGTTCCACGAACTCCCCCAGGAACCCTCCCGGCAAATTCTGCACGAAGCAAGGCGCTTGCTGCGTCCCGGAGGATATTTGGCGATTATGGACATGAATCCCCAAGCGGATAGTTATGTCAAAATGCCACCTTATATTTTGACTTTACTCAAAAGTACGGAGCCGTATTTAGATCGGTATTTCTCTTTTGATATGGAACGAGAAATTATCGACGCGGGATTTGAAAGACCGACGATTCAAAAAAGTACGCCCCGTCACCGCACGATCGTCGCTAAGGTGAAAAAGTAG
- a CDS encoding DegT/DnrJ/EryC1/StrS family aminotransferase, with amino-acid sequence MGVSVPFVDLSVQHAPIEDEIERAIASVVERGDFVLGRALGEFEAAFARACGVEYGVGVACGTDAIALGLQACGIKAGDEVILPANTFIATLIGVLRSGATPVLVDCELDTAEIDLDAAERAIGPQTRGILPVHLYGQMVSPERLQQLAIAHNLVIFEDAAQAHLAEREGKKAGSVGLAGAFSFYPSKNLGGIGDGGMLVTGDREVAQKMRTLRNYGAPQKYRHVEIGTNSRLDTLQAAVLNVKLPHLPAWNRSRNAAASHYDRLLAPLRDLGIVPILNQSGTGHVYHLYVIRIDDRCPLDRQTLQDKLEAQGIQTGIHYPIPCHLQPGYRHLGYHPGQFPHAEQLCEQILSLPMYPGLDLPQIETVVEAIALAIS; translated from the coding sequence ATGGGAGTTTCCGTTCCATTTGTAGATTTATCGGTACAACACGCCCCGATTGAAGACGAAATCGAACGGGCGATCGCCTCGGTGGTCGAACGCGGCGATTTCGTGTTGGGTCGAGCTCTCGGCGAGTTCGAGGCGGCGTTCGCCCGCGCCTGCGGGGTCGAATACGGGGTAGGAGTCGCCTGCGGGACCGACGCGATCGCCCTCGGTCTGCAAGCCTGTGGCATCAAGGCGGGAGATGAGGTGATTTTACCCGCCAATACCTTTATCGCCACCTTAATCGGCGTGTTGCGATCGGGGGCGACTCCGGTTTTAGTCGATTGCGAACTCGATACCGCCGAGATCGACCTCGACGCTGCCGAACGGGCGATCGGACCCCAGACCCGGGGGATCCTTCCCGTTCACCTGTACGGACAGATGGTCAGTCCCGAACGACTTCAACAACTGGCGATCGCCCATAACTTAGTGATTTTTGAAGATGCCGCGCAAGCTCACCTTGCCGAACGAGAGGGCAAAAAGGCCGGATCGGTCGGCTTAGCTGGGGCGTTTAGCTTTTATCCCAGCAAGAATCTCGGCGGTATCGGCGATGGGGGAATGTTGGTGACGGGCGATCGTGAAGTCGCCCAAAAAATGCGAACCTTACGCAACTACGGCGCCCCCCAAAAATATCGCCACGTGGAAATCGGCACCAACAGCCGCCTCGATACCCTCCAAGCTGCCGTCCTCAACGTCAAACTGCCCCATTTACCCGCCTGGAACCGATCGCGCAATGCTGCCGCCAGCCACTACGATCGCCTCCTCGCCCCCCTGCGCGATCTCGGCATCGTCCCCATCCTCAATCAAAGCGGTACGGGCCACGTCTATCACCTCTACGTCATCCGCATTGACGACCGTTGCCCCCTCGACCGCCAGACCCTCCAGGATAAACTAGAAGCCCAAGGCATCCAGACGGGCATTCACTACCCCATTCCCTGCCACTTGCAACCGGGCTATCGCCATTTGGGCTATCATCCCGGACAATTCCCCCACGCAGAACAACTCTGCGAGCAAATTTTATCCCTGCCCATGTATCCCGGTCTCGACCTGCCCCAAATCGAGACGGTCGTCGAGGCGATCGCCCTCGCCATCTCCTAA
- the crtB gene encoding cyanoexosortase B, with translation MQLDRKFPTLLDRYYGWIVIGAIALLYAPLIAHWYDGWLNKNISLEHEYFSHGLIGLPFAAYIAWIDTRSRWRRLNEVTHPLALPFLITGGIFYLSGLPDFTNLSFPLVLIGVCLWFKGIPGLKLEKFPLLLVILATPNEIPYLISPYTLPLQAFIASCAGFILTHFDVPVTVEQIYLYVNDKIVEVAPHCSGLKMLLTSLYVALMLLYWTGTLRSRGKTLTFLGSTVILSVTANIIRNTLLTFFHGTGREQIFAWLHEGWGGDLYSACMLGLLIPLLGSIEWIADYFHPGTELEES, from the coding sequence ATGCAGCTCGACCGCAAATTCCCAACCCTTCTCGACCGCTATTACGGCTGGATCGTCATCGGCGCGATCGCCCTCCTCTACGCCCCGTTAATCGCCCACTGGTACGACGGCTGGCTCAATAAAAATATCAGTCTCGAACACGAATACTTCAGCCACGGTTTAATTGGCTTGCCCTTCGCCGCCTATATCGCCTGGATCGACACGCGATCGCGCTGGCGCCGTCTCAACGAAGTCACCCATCCCCTCGCCCTCCCCTTCCTCATTACCGGGGGCATCTTCTACCTCAGTGGCTTACCCGACTTCACCAACCTCTCCTTTCCCCTCGTTCTCATCGGCGTATGCCTCTGGTTTAAAGGCATTCCCGGGCTAAAACTGGAAAAATTCCCCCTCTTACTCGTCATTCTCGCCACCCCTAACGAAATTCCTTACTTAATATCCCCTTATACCCTGCCCCTACAAGCTTTTATTGCCAGTTGTGCCGGGTTCATTTTGACCCATTTTGATGTCCCCGTCACCGTCGAGCAAATTTACCTCTACGTCAACGACAAAATCGTTGAAGTCGCCCCCCACTGTTCCGGCTTGAAAATGTTGTTAACCAGTCTCTACGTTGCCTTAATGTTGTTGTACTGGACCGGAACCTTAAGATCGCGCGGCAAAACCCTGACCTTTTTAGGCAGCACGGTGATTTTAAGCGTCACCGCCAACATCATTCGTAATACCCTGCTGACCTTCTTTCACGGGACGGGTCGCGAGCAGATCTTTGCTTGGTTGCACGAAGGATGGGGCGGAGATCTCTATTCTGCCTGTATGTTAGGACTGCTGATTCCTTTATTAGGCTCGATTGAATGGATTGCGGATTACTTCCATCCGGGAACGGAGTTAGAAGAGAGTTAA
- a CDS encoding DUF3352 domain-containing protein has product MSEQKQSFPTRLVVAVAIAVGISGAYFYFRGAFVSGSNPEDSAKVVPDEAFMAAYLVNDRQPWQKLSEFGNAESKAAIARGIESFKNEVFTANNLDYDRDLKPWVGNIMLAWLPAEEGAEPRETQSELLAVVGIKNPLRAWLFQRNLKSQENLKQQEIEYNGVTISEIIPSEGAPSYYTRLKNQLVLSDSRATVERAIDVFQGEPSLVAKNVGGSQEKSFKKLLADDLGVDDPLFHFYLPDYGSMIGAVDRGLAESPVALPETNAVQAIAIAGGVDNRGIYVRAISAVDPNLLPEQSEPISGKLLDRLPSETIALVSGIPLSQIWSVLVAQSQTSPTIGEFVTLVRTGVNQFVNINADRDLFGWMDGEFAIGLVASQEGMLSQIGFGGALLFETSDRTTAATTLNKLENLAQNGLPFALEISSRTVNGIDFQDWRIPQQGAVVSYGWLDDNTVLLTLGGPIADAIAAGPSPSLRNSDNFGAIAGSLPTPNYGYFYLDMERAIDPLQTLLLFSGGNIPAGTTAILQSIRGIGVTATWPQPEQAEMELLFALKKTKEFQGN; this is encoded by the coding sequence ATGTCCGAACAAAAACAGTCCTTTCCAACCCGCTTAGTTGTGGCGGTGGCGATCGCCGTCGGGATCTCTGGCGCTTATTTTTATTTTCGCGGTGCCTTCGTGAGTGGCTCCAATCCCGAAGATAGCGCTAAAGTCGTTCCCGACGAAGCATTTATGGCGGCTTATCTGGTCAACGATCGCCAACCTTGGCAAAAATTAAGTGAATTTGGCAATGCGGAAAGTAAGGCGGCGATCGCCCGAGGAATTGAATCGTTCAAAAATGAAGTTTTTACAGCCAATAATCTCGATTACGATCGAGACTTAAAACCTTGGGTCGGCAATATCATGCTCGCGTGGCTGCCCGCCGAAGAAGGTGCAGAACCGAGGGAAACCCAATCGGAATTGCTGGCAGTGGTCGGCATCAAAAATCCATTGCGAGCGTGGTTATTTCAGCGTAATTTAAAATCTCAAGAAAATCTCAAACAACAAGAGATTGAATATAACGGGGTGACCATTTCCGAAATCATTCCCTCGGAAGGTGCGCCGAGTTATTATACGCGCTTGAAAAATCAACTAGTTCTCTCCGACAGTCGAGCCACTGTGGAACGGGCGATCGATGTCTTTCAAGGAGAGCCCTCTCTGGTCGCTAAAAATGTCGGCGGTTCCCAAGAGAAAAGTTTTAAAAAACTACTCGCGGACGATTTGGGGGTAGATGACCCCTTATTTCATTTCTACTTACCCGACTACGGGTCGATGATAGGAGCGGTCGATCGCGGATTAGCTGAAAGTCCCGTAGCACTGCCCGAAACTAATGCAGTGCAGGCGATCGCGATCGCCGGAGGAGTTGACAACCGAGGTATCTACGTTCGCGCCATCTCCGCCGTCGATCCGAACTTACTCCCCGAACAGAGCGAACCCATTTCCGGTAAACTACTCGATCGCCTCCCCAGCGAAACGATCGCCTTAGTCAGCGGCATCCCCCTCTCACAAATTTGGTCGGTGTTGGTGGCGCAATCTCAAACTTCCCCAACTATTGGAGAGTTTGTCACCCTAGTCAGAACTGGCGTCAATCAATTTGTCAACATTAACGCCGACCGCGACCTGTTCGGCTGGATGGACGGCGAATTTGCGATCGGACTGGTTGCTTCTCAAGAAGGCATGTTAAGTCAGATTGGCTTTGGCGGCGCCCTCTTATTTGAAACCAGCGATCGCACTACTGCTGCCACGACCTTAAACAAACTGGAGAATTTAGCTCAAAATGGCTTGCCTTTCGCCTTGGAAATCAGTTCTCGAACCGTTAACGGGATTGACTTTCAAGATTGGAGAATTCCCCAACAAGGTGCGGTGGTCAGTTATGGATGGTTGGACGATAACACTGTCTTACTGACCCTCGGCGGACCGATTGCCGATGCGATCGCCGCCGGGCCGAGTCCGAGCTTACGCAACAGCGATAATTTCGGCGCGATCGCCGGAAGTTTGCCCACTCCCAACTACGGCTATTTCTACCTCGATATGGAGCGGGCGATCGATCCGCTCCAAACCCTGCTGTTATTCTCTGGAGGTAACATTCCGGCGGGAACAACCGCCATTCTCCAGTCCATTCGCGGTATCGGCGTGACCGCCACTTGGCCCCAACCGGAGCAAGCCGAGATGGAATTACTGTTCGCTCTTAAAAAGACGAAGGAGTTCCAAGGAAACTAA
- a CDS encoding cyanoexosortase B system-associated protein, which produces MDLTKLKRHYGLNRLLLVGFLILLFVAGAIPGYLSGKWEWMQPPSVHRLKEIKQIQDRGVELSNWETLRGKKLLISGQKWFRQDVRRSQRDAEGVSRDGQQAIIMFMVQNGPMDRPQVEWTDINGYWRWKSDSERQLEFTVTAQDIARSRSSEVEGENQVDRNLNQNGNRDETQSVTARFFRTWTPSQTYAAIQWYAWPEGGSPNPSAWFWRDLGAQVRGDRVPWVAVSAIVLIEPLGDLERSRADAEALGKDIQAALIAHSFRGSE; this is translated from the coding sequence ATGGATTTAACTAAATTAAAACGCCATTATGGATTAAATAGACTATTATTAGTCGGATTTCTCATCTTGCTGTTCGTAGCCGGTGCAATTCCCGGATACTTGAGCGGAAAATGGGAGTGGATGCAACCGCCTTCCGTCCACCGATTGAAAGAAATTAAGCAAATCCAAGACCGGGGTGTCGAACTCTCGAACTGGGAAACTTTGCGAGGTAAAAAACTTCTCATTAGCGGTCAGAAGTGGTTCCGCCAGGACGTGCGACGTTCGCAACGGGACGCCGAAGGCGTATCGCGCGACGGCCAACAAGCCATAATCATGTTTATGGTTCAAAATGGACCGATGGATCGCCCTCAAGTCGAGTGGACCGACATCAACGGTTATTGGCGCTGGAAGTCGGACTCGGAGCGTCAGCTCGAATTTACAGTAACGGCGCAAGATATTGCCCGATCGCGTTCCAGTGAAGTCGAGGGGGAAAATCAAGTCGATCGGAACTTAAATCAGAATGGAAATCGGGATGAGACCCAGTCGGTCACGGCGCGATTTTTCCGCACTTGGACGCCATCGCAAACCTATGCGGCGATTCAGTGGTACGCTTGGCCCGAGGGCGGGTCGCCGAACCCGAGTGCCTGGTTTTGGCGAGATTTAGGCGCCCAAGTCCGAGGCGATCGCGTTCCCTGGGTGGCGGTCAGTGCGATCGTACTTATCGAGCCCTTGGGAGATTTGGAGCGATCGCGCGCGGATGCAGAAGCCCTGGGAAAAGACATCCAAGCGGCATTAATCGCCCATTCGTTTCGAGGGAGTGAATAA
- a CDS encoding CHAT domain-containing protein, which translates to MSSPLTRIYLSIAFLPLTWAIASQPGWSQSVEVRQDSTTVVTQDGDLFEISGGDRSNSGTNLFHSFEQFGLTEGQIATFVSHPDILNIFSRVTGGDPSVINGLIQVTGGDSNLFLVNPAGIIFGSQARLDVPASFTATTADRLGFGDPSNWQWFYSTGSNAYGNLEGTPNAFAFTSLQPQQIVNIGDLAVGRGQNLTLIGGTIVSSGTLSAPDGQVIVAAVPGESIVRLSQPGMLLDLELDSYTWLEQWWENPFRFYSSLLLPRLLTGGSGGNATDITVNDDGSIELSGSGLQVYNGDLVANQVSADAALLWSARNLTLVRSDLETSGTLHLRAGNVAMFRDSLSHPFVAQAGDSLEIEARRGADIEILNHDESSLSSRGDLTIVSDRSIRLDARLSSGGDLAIVKRNGEAANWASCVEGSCATPTVLSARGNIIFGNYTGSSLTVETMGSLEAGRISLVDGDRLTLSAGAVRLEHSVLPGTGSAGNINGNPHLETEESGSLTVGSIAAEDSAVQVFLEARGNVNAASIASNGGDIELVSREGAIAIDRGWLDATDGDNGSGRISLSAATSIDPGYGAIADGETIQIDGPTVLSEDTTLTTGEGLGDLELSGSVDGDRQLMLDAGDGQIAIGDAVGAQTPLDRLIARGGNIRFDRAVTVAGSVAIEASGSAEFQQNLTLDREGSAVEIIARDGISMGDIRTRGGKIDLRSFEGAIATEDLNSSVEFGDGGEINLRAATGISTGAIASASIAGKGAPVTLVTDANDIEVASIRTEGGQVGGDVTIQTPAHFRATDSFMASNGVEASISTAAPEGGRVEIAHGQESFEIGDADGDGATPNGTAAAITTGSGETLEANQSVSDRVVRLSSDEIQENSSNTEELEEVEDEENDSECSDETQCGDRTEEELEEGTETETESESDTETETETETESDTDTATETDTETESDTETEQPTVGESESSANVNESTSNSSDSSESEQPSSSPREGSIAPNREASASQPQPSDSQPATTTKPTSAATESDTPVDSVRERTPTTADKPEAESRVEPQVEPQREQPSPSPTTTETVPPAIESESEPVVQAPPVPEQASVESTPVESAPVESTPVESTPVESQSPPQTTVVDPVQPIQIDPAIVGEPPSAESARAIAIPEAQNPENLANLAIDPVQTPIEAPPVPQAPLVTPQLPGSEAIAKVPEIPELPTMLEGSDRPTIVVEEAQSAATRAPNAANPTQATALETDPGSVVLNSNNVEAIASTPVALAESNLEPESRLEIADIEWMRTQEFSTSLGISTEKNSRQSTNVREYLSAIAQKTNLKPAVIYLISLPDALELVVITAEGHPIARRIPGANRLALRHEVTRLLSELTNPRKVHTESYLGPSRQLYNWLIAPLEQQLGERGVNLLMFSLDAGLRAIPLAALHDGEQFLIEKYRLGLIPSVTLTDASYQNLKELPVLAMGASEFQDPNMLPLPAVPSELSTIAGNLWPGEAFLNEEFTLKNFEEQRDRDRFGIVHLATHVWFESENERRQSYIQFWDGRLSLDRLGELGLKQQPVELLVLSACETAVGTEEAELGFAGLAVKMGAKSVLASLWQVDDEGTLGLMSEFYRQLSLQDQTIKTEALRQAQLAMLRGEVRIENGHLTTVRGSIELPKEVTGNIGDLTFSHPYFWAAFTMIGTPW; encoded by the coding sequence ATGTCATCTCCCCTGACGCGCATCTACCTATCGATCGCTTTCTTGCCCTTGACCTGGGCGATCGCCAGCCAACCCGGTTGGAGTCAGTCCGTCGAAGTCCGCCAAGATAGCACCACCGTCGTCACTCAAGACGGCGACCTGTTCGAGATCTCCGGCGGCGATCGCTCCAACAGTGGTACGAACCTCTTCCACAGTTTCGAGCAGTTTGGCCTCACCGAAGGTCAAATCGCTACCTTTGTTTCCCATCCAGACATTCTCAACATTTTTAGCCGCGTCACGGGAGGCGATCCGTCGGTCATTAATGGCTTAATTCAAGTCACCGGAGGCGATTCCAACCTCTTTCTAGTCAACCCGGCGGGCATCATCTTCGGATCTCAAGCCCGTTTGGACGTTCCCGCATCCTTCACCGCCACCACCGCCGATCGCCTCGGCTTCGGCGATCCGAGCAATTGGCAATGGTTCTACAGCACCGGATCGAACGCCTATGGCAACTTAGAAGGAACCCCGAATGCCTTTGCCTTTACCAGTCTCCAACCCCAGCAGATCGTCAATATCGGGGATCTCGCCGTCGGACGCGGCCAAAATCTCACCTTAATCGGCGGTACGATCGTCAGTTCCGGAACCCTTTCGGCCCCGGACGGTCAAGTGATTGTCGCTGCAGTTCCCGGTGAAAGCATCGTGCGCCTCAGCCAACCGGGAATGCTGCTCGACTTGGAACTCGATTCTTATACGTGGTTGGAACAGTGGTGGGAAAACCCCTTTCGCTTTTATTCCTCACTCCTTTTACCTCGGTTGCTCACTGGGGGCAGTGGCGGCAACGCAACGGATATTACGGTCAACGACGACGGCAGTATCGAACTGTCCGGATCCGGTTTGCAAGTTTACAACGGCGATCTCGTCGCCAATCAAGTGAGTGCGGATGCGGCGCTGCTGTGGTCGGCGCGCAATTTGACCTTAGTTCGCAGCGACCTGGAAACAAGCGGAACCCTGCATCTGCGCGCGGGCAATGTCGCGATGTTCCGCGACAGTCTCTCGCATCCGTTTGTCGCTCAAGCGGGAGATAGCTTAGAAATTGAGGCGCGGCGTGGCGCAGATATTGAAATTCTCAATCATGACGAGTCCAGTCTCAGCAGTCGGGGAGATCTCACAATTGTCAGCGATCGCTCGATCCGGCTCGATGCACGGCTGTCGAGTGGCGGCGATCTGGCCATTGTCAAACGCAACGGCGAAGCGGCGAACTGGGCAAGCTGTGTTGAGGGAAGCTGTGCGACTCCCACGGTTCTCAGCGCCCGAGGGAATATTATTTTCGGCAATTACACGGGTTCGAGTTTGACCGTGGAAACGATGGGATCCCTCGAAGCGGGTCGGATCTCCCTGGTGGACGGCGATCGCTTGACCTTGAGCGCCGGGGCAGTCCGTTTAGAACATAGTGTTTTACCGGGAACCGGATCGGCGGGCAACATTAACGGGAATCCCCATCTGGAAACTGAGGAATCCGGCAGTTTGACCGTCGGTTCGATCGCCGCCGAAGATTCCGCCGTACAGGTATTTTTAGAGGCGAGAGGGAACGTAAACGCGGCGTCGATCGCCTCGAATGGGGGCGATATCGAGTTAGTCAGTCGCGAAGGGGCGATCGCCATCGATCGCGGTTGGCTCGATGCGACGGATGGGGATAACGGTAGTGGTCGGATCTCCCTGAGTGCCGCCACGTCTATCGATCCGGGTTACGGGGCGATCGCCGATGGCGAAACGATTCAGATTGACGGTCCGACGGTTTTAAGTGAAGATACGACCCTGACCACGGGCGAAGGGCTCGGAGATCTGGAATTGAGCGGATCCGTGGACGGCGATCGCCAATTGATGCTCGACGCGGGAGACGGTCAGATCGCGATCGGCGATGCGGTCGGCGCCCAAACCCCTTTAGACCGACTGATTGCACGCGGGGGGAATATCCGCTTCGATCGGGCGGTGACCGTTGCCGGATCGGTGGCGATCGAAGCGAGTGGGTCGGCTGAATTTCAGCAAAATTTGACCCTCGACCGAGAGGGTTCGGCGGTGGAAATTATCGCGAGGGATGGGATCTCGATGGGCGATATCCGCACCCGAGGCGGCAAGATCGACCTCCGGAGTTTTGAAGGGGCGATCGCCACGGAAGACTTAAATAGTTCGGTGGAATTTGGCGACGGTGGCGAAATTAATTTGAGGGCCGCGACCGGGATTTCGACCGGGGCGATCGCCTCGGCATCGATCGCGGGCAAAGGCGCCCCCGTTACGTTAGTCACGGACGCGAACGATATTGAAGTGGCTTCGATTCGCACTGAAGGCGGTCAAGTTGGCGGCGACGTGACAATTCAAACCCCCGCTCATTTTCGCGCCACAGACTCGTTTATGGCGAGCAATGGCGTAGAAGCGAGTATTTCCACGGCTGCACCCGAAGGCGGTCGCGTGGAGATCGCCCACGGACAGGAAAGTTTTGAAATCGGCGATGCGGATGGGGATGGTGCTACACCCAACGGAACGGCTGCAGCAATTACCACAGGGTCCGGCGAAACGTTGGAAGCGAATCAATCGGTATCCGATCGCGTCGTTCGCTTGAGTTCCGATGAAATTCAAGAGAATAGCAGCAATACCGAGGAACTAGAGGAAGTAGAGGACGAAGAAAACGATTCTGAATGTAGCGATGAAACTCAGTGCGGCGATCGCACCGAGGAAGAGCTTGAAGAAGGAACAGAAACAGAAACGGAATCGGAATCGGACACCGAAACAGAAACTGAAACAGAAACGGAATCGGACACCGACACTGCAACTGAAACCGACACTGAAACGGAATCGGACACCGAAACAGAACAACCAACGGTCGGCGAGAGTGAATCGAGTGCGAATGTAAATGAATCTACATCCAACTCCTCGGACTCCTCAGAATCGGAACAACCGAGTTCGAGTCCCAGGGAAGGTTCGATCGCTCCCAATCGCGAAGCGAGTGCATCCCAACCCCAGCCGAGTGATTCCCAACCTGCCACAACCACAAAACCGACCTCAGCAGCGACTGAGAGCGATACTCCTGTGGACTCAGTCCGCGAACGCACTCCCACAACTGCGGACAAACCAGAAGCAGAATCGAGGGTAGAACCGCAAGTCGAACCCCAAAGGGAACAGCCCTCACCCTCGCCAACAACGACGGAAACCGTACCCCCGGCGATCGAATCGGAAAGCGAACCCGTGGTGCAAGCGCCTCCCGTTCCAGAACAAGCCAGTGTAGAGAGTACCCCTGTAGAGAGTGCGCCTGTAGAGAGTACCCCTGTAGAGAGTACCCCTGTAGAGAGCCAATCGCCGCCCCAAACTACAGTGGTTGACCCCGTACAGCCCATACAGATCGATCCGGCGATCGTTGGCGAACCCCCCTCCGCCGAATCGGCGAGGGCGATCGCCATTCCAGAAGCACAAAACCCTGAAAATCTGGCAAATTTGGCGATCGATCCGGTACAAACGCCAATTGAAGCACCGCCAGTCCCTCAAGCGCCTTTAGTCACTCCTCAATTACCTGGGTCAGAGGCGATTGCCAAAGTGCCGGAAATTCCCGAATTGCCGACGATGTTAGAGGGGAGCGATCGCCCCACCATCGTCGTCGAAGAGGCGCAATCTGCCGCTACTCGTGCCCCGAATGCAGCCAACCCCACCCAAGCAACTGCGCTAGAGACAGATCCTGGGAGTGTCGTCCTCAATTCCAACAACGTAGAGGCGATCGCCTCTACGCCAGTGGCGCTAGCAGAAAGCAACTTAGAACCCGAGTCTCGCCTAGAGATCGCAGACATCGAATGGATGCGAACTCAAGAATTCAGCACCTCATTAGGAATTTCCACCGAGAAAAACTCGCGCCAGAGTACCAACGTCCGCGAATATCTCAGTGCGATCGCCCAAAAAACCAATCTCAAACCTGCGGTTATTTACCTTATTTCCCTCCCTGACGCCCTCGAATTGGTCGTTATCACCGCAGAAGGTCATCCGATCGCTCGCCGCATTCCCGGCGCCAACCGTCTCGCCTTGAGGCACGAGGTCACCCGCTTGCTCTCGGAGTTAACCAATCCGCGCAAAGTTCACACCGAAAGTTACCTCGGGCCGTCGAGACAACTCTACAATTGGCTGATTGCCCCCCTCGAACAGCAATTAGGAGAACGAGGGGTCAACTTGCTCATGTTTTCCCTCGATGCTGGATTGCGCGCCATTCCCCTCGCGGCCCTTCACGACGGCGAACAGTTTTTAATCGAAAAATATCGTCTCGGTTTAATTCCCAGCGTCACCCTCACCGATGCGAGTTATCAAAATTTAAAAGAACTTCCTGTTTTAGCAATGGGGGCTTCAGAATTTCAAGACCCCAATATGTTGCCCCTACCTGCCGTTCCTTCCGAACTATCGACAATTGCCGGAAACTTATGGCCCGGAGAAGCTTTTTTAAACGAAGAATTTACCCTTAAAAACTTTGAGGAACAGCGCGATCGCGATCGCTTTGGAATCGTTCATTTAGCCACCCACGTTTGGTTCGAGTCGGAAAACGAACGGCGTCAGTCTTACATTCAATTTTGGGATGGTCGTTTATCGTTAGATCGCTTAGGAGAATTGGGACTCAAGCAGCAACCTGTAGAATTATTAGTCTTGAGTGCTTGCGAAACAGCAGTGGGAACGGAAGAAGCTGAATTAGGTTTTGCCGGATTAGCCGTCAAAATGGGTGCCAAATCAGTTTTAGCCAGTTTGTGGCAAGTGGATGACGAAGGCACTTTAGGGCTGATGAGTGAATTTTATCGACAATTGAGCCTCCAAGACCAAACCATTAAAACTGAGGCACTCCGACAAGCTCAATTAGCTATGTTACGGGGTGAGGTTCGCATTGAAAACGGTCATTTAACGACGGTTCGCGGGTCTATAGAATTACCGAAAGAAGTAACAGGAAATATCGGCGATCTGACTTTTTCTCATCCCTATTTTTGGGCGGCTTTTACAATGATTGGAACGCCCTGGTAA